The following coding sequences lie in one Apium graveolens cultivar Ventura chromosome 1, ASM990537v1, whole genome shotgun sequence genomic window:
- the LOC141721190 gene encoding benzyl alcohol O-benzoyltransferase-like, giving the protein METQESLVFTVIRRSPELITPAKPTPHEYKLLSDIDDQESLRFHVSVIQIYRKKNDFGNVLKMDPVKVIRNAISKTLVFYYPFAGRLREGAGRKLGVECTGEGVLFIEADADVTVDQFGGILQPPFPCLDQLLFHVPGSAGVVNCPLLLIQVTRLKCGGFICALRFHHAMSDTVGFVQFMKALAEIARGASAPSVLPVWRRELLNARDPPRITCTHHEYDNAADMKGIIIPLQDMVHRSFFFTRTDIRALRRLVPPHLRTCSTFEVLTAFLWRSRTRCLQLYSEEEVRMLCIADARTIINPPLPEGYYGNAFAYRVALSTAGKLCENPIGYALELVKKAKEDVTEEYMKSLADLMVLRERPHFGVAGTYLVADVTRIGLGEIDFGWGKPAYGGPARGGMGVIPEVAGMASFYIPSRNKKGEQGIVVPICLPAFAVENFAKELDGMLKNNIDLLVHDSTSVYIKSAL; this is encoded by the exons ATGGAAACTCAAGAGTCCCTGGTTTTCACAGTAATCAGGCGTTCACCGGAGCTAATAACTCCGGCGAAACCGACCCCGCACGAGTACAAACTCCTCTCCGACATAGATGATCAAGAGAGTCTCCGTTTTCATGTCTCAGTCATCCAGATTTACCGAAAGAAAAATGATTTTGGTAATGTACTAAAAATGGACCCCGTGAAAGTCATTAGAAATGCAATTTCTAAAACCCTTGTGTTTTACTACCCCTTTGCGGGACGGCTACGTGAAGGCGCAGGCCGGAAACTGGGCGTAGAATGCACAGGAGAAGGAGTGTTGTTTATTGAAGCTGATGCTGATGTCACAGTTGATCAATTTGGTGGTATACTTCAGCCcccatttccatgtttagatcAACTTCTTTTTCATGTGCCTGGCTCTGCTGGTGTTGTTAACTGTCCATTGCTACTTATTCAG GTAACTCGGCTCAAGTGCGGAGGATTTATATGTGCTTTGCGCTTTCACCATGCCATGTCAGATACTGTTGGATTCGTACAATTTATGAAAGCTTTAGCTGAAATTGCAAGAGGTGCAAGCGCCCCTTCTGTACTTCCCGTGTGGCGAAGAGAATTGCTTAATGCAAGAGATCCACCTCGCATTACGTGCACTCATCATGAGTATGATAATGCAGCTGACATGAAGGGGATCATAATCCCTCTCCAAGACATGGTCCATCGTTCGTTCTTCTTTACCCGAACCGACATTCGTGCCCTCCGTCGATTAGTTCCTCCTCACCTTCGCACATGTTCTACTTTCGAAGTGCTCACTGCCTTCTTATGGCGAAGCCGCACTCGTTGCTTACAGCTTTACTCCGAAGAGGAGGTGCGCATGCTCTGTATTGCTGATGCACGCACAATAATTAATCCGCCACTACCTGAGGGATACTATGGAAATGCATTTGCATATCGAGTAGCTCTATCCACTGCTGGAAAACTTTGTGAAAATCCAATTGGATATGCCTTGGAACTTGTTAAGAAAGCTAAAGAAGATGTTACAGAAGAGTACATGAAGTCTCTGGCAGACCTGATGGTTTTGAGAGAACGGCCTCATTTTGGAGTTGCGGGAACCTATCTCGTAGCAGATGTGACACGTATCGGACTCGGAGAGATCGATTTTGGGTGGGGAAAACCTGCTTATGGCGGTCCAGCCAGAGGTGGGATGGGTGTCATACCTGAGGTGGCAGGTATGGCTAGTTTTTACATACCATCCAGGAACAAAAAGGGTGAGCAAGGTATTGTGGTGCCAATTTGTTTACCAGCATTTGCAGTGGAAAACTTTGCCAAGGAGCTTGATGGCATGTTGAAAAACAATATTGATCTACTGGTCCATGATAGTACTTCAGTTTACATAAAATCAGCATTGTAG